From a region of the Tenggerimyces flavus genome:
- a CDS encoding LON peptidase substrate-binding domain-containing protein, with amino-acid sequence MSLRLPLFPLGTVLCPGCAMPLHVFEERYRRLVEDLLAGPKDAREFGVLTIRRGFEVGEGAALDYFDIGCSAVVDDVTKYEDGRYDLVTHGHRRFTLADLDTTGPYLVAYVDLVDEPIGDDAEEAASVARLVFARYQHVLIQLRDLRVVVGDLPDDPVQLSYVLSAAVVSPTFVRQRLLEIPDATARLIAVAGLMRNELLAMRAVPSLPATEVTRFGYTPN; translated from the coding sequence GTGAGCCTCCGGCTGCCGCTGTTTCCGCTCGGCACCGTGCTCTGCCCGGGCTGCGCGATGCCGCTGCACGTGTTCGAGGAGCGCTACCGACGACTGGTCGAGGACCTGCTCGCCGGGCCGAAGGACGCGCGTGAGTTCGGGGTGCTGACGATCCGGCGCGGCTTCGAGGTCGGCGAGGGCGCGGCGCTGGACTACTTCGACATCGGCTGCTCGGCGGTCGTCGACGACGTGACGAAGTACGAGGACGGCCGGTACGACCTGGTGACGCACGGGCATCGCCGGTTCACCCTCGCCGACCTCGACACCACCGGGCCGTACCTCGTCGCGTACGTCGACCTGGTCGACGAGCCGATCGGCGACGACGCGGAGGAGGCGGCGTCGGTCGCGCGGCTGGTGTTCGCGCGCTACCAGCACGTGCTGATCCAGCTGCGCGACCTGCGCGTCGTGGTGGGTGACCTGCCGGACGATCCGGTGCAGCTGTCGTACGTCCTCAGCGCGGCCGTGGTGTCGCCGACGTTCGTTCGCCAACGCCTGTTGGAGATTCCAGACGCGACCGCGCGGCTGATCGCGGTCGCCGGGCTGATGCGGAACGAGCTTCTCGCGATGCGCGCGGTGCCTTCGTTGCCGGCGACGGAGGTCACCAGGTTCGGATATACGCCGAACTAG
- a CDS encoding outer membrane protein assembly factor BamB family protein, with amino-acid sequence MGPWGPWPQQPPQPPGPSQPPPRHGNKRILLVVGAVVVALGLVVAGGIGVYVGFVDRMMKGIQPISADPLDNDPAKDWQPGPGAVLNGKVAWSDTFVENDPFDAHPIGYWLTDSTFVRGSHSRLVAYQRKSGQKVWQLDAPKDRKFCGMTTSTDGRTGALALDVESTKRSELTKLPERVCKDVQLVDLSSGQARWTTNFPAKTATGTPSSAVLELVGNVVIFQSDADGFGVEVTTGKRLWSTQKLKRGEYDCTPQDLMPDPTAGHFVGLWRCGFGAATTMFTGIVAPASGRIGQVADLPKGSIDPSWAGGIGIASTEPTVVVIPSTSGTDTEGKGRIVVLDAAGKPTLSIPQTGSYGTLDLTATGSSTDVAVPDAGRDRFRMAVVDGRTLYATTVLGVSQSGQENVVVAFDLATGKPRWTGKAGNGDTVKVVGADKDGAIAMSAGTYQDPPQVLRYAAADGKRAELGPPYPRDYISTPILTWMIWADNQVIMVPWKELPSVIGAPPPSSVWAFG; translated from the coding sequence ATGGGTCCATGGGGGCCGTGGCCGCAGCAGCCACCCCAGCCGCCCGGTCCATCGCAGCCGCCACCGCGGCACGGCAACAAGCGCATCCTGCTCGTGGTCGGCGCGGTCGTGGTGGCGCTCGGGCTGGTGGTCGCCGGCGGCATCGGCGTGTACGTCGGCTTCGTGGATCGGATGATGAAGGGCATCCAGCCGATCAGCGCCGATCCGCTCGACAACGACCCCGCGAAGGACTGGCAGCCCGGGCCGGGCGCGGTGCTGAACGGCAAGGTCGCCTGGTCGGACACGTTCGTCGAGAACGACCCGTTCGACGCCCATCCGATCGGGTACTGGCTGACCGACTCGACGTTCGTCCGCGGCTCGCACAGCCGGCTCGTCGCGTACCAACGCAAGTCCGGCCAGAAGGTCTGGCAGCTGGACGCCCCGAAGGACCGCAAGTTCTGCGGGATGACGACCAGCACCGACGGCCGGACGGGCGCGCTCGCCCTCGACGTCGAGTCGACCAAGCGGTCGGAGCTCACCAAGCTTCCCGAACGTGTCTGCAAGGACGTCCAGCTGGTCGATCTGTCGAGTGGCCAGGCGCGCTGGACCACGAACTTCCCGGCGAAGACGGCGACCGGCACGCCGAGCTCCGCGGTCCTGGAGCTGGTCGGGAACGTCGTGATCTTCCAGAGTGACGCCGACGGGTTCGGCGTCGAGGTGACGACCGGCAAGCGGCTCTGGTCGACCCAGAAGCTCAAGCGCGGCGAGTACGACTGCACGCCGCAGGACCTGATGCCGGACCCGACCGCGGGTCACTTCGTCGGGCTGTGGCGATGCGGCTTCGGCGCCGCGACGACGATGTTCACCGGGATCGTCGCGCCGGCCTCCGGGCGGATCGGCCAGGTCGCGGACCTGCCCAAGGGCAGCATCGACCCGAGCTGGGCCGGTGGCATCGGCATCGCCTCGACCGAGCCCACGGTGGTCGTCATCCCATCCACCTCCGGCACGGACACGGAGGGCAAGGGTCGCATCGTCGTGCTCGACGCCGCGGGGAAGCCGACCTTGTCCATCCCGCAGACCGGCTCGTACGGCACGCTCGACCTGACGGCCACGGGATCGTCGACCGACGTCGCGGTCCCCGATGCCGGGCGGGACCGGTTCCGCATGGCGGTGGTCGACGGGCGGACGCTGTACGCGACGACGGTGCTCGGCGTCTCCCAGTCTGGCCAGGAGAACGTCGTGGTGGCGTTCGACCTCGCCACCGGTAAACCGCGGTGGACCGGGAAGGCCGGGAACGGCGACACCGTGAAGGTCGTCGGCGCGGACAAGGACGGCGCGATCGCGATGTCGGCGGGCACGTACCAGGATCCGCCGCAGGTGCTGCGCTACGCGGCGGCCGACGGGAAGCGGGCCGAGCTCGGGCCGCCGTACCCGCGGGACTACATCTCGACGCCGATCCTCACCTGGATGATCTGGGCGGACAACCAGGTGATCATGGTGCCGTGGAAGGAGCTGCCGTCGGTGATCGGCGCCCCTCCCCCGTCGTCGGTGTGGGCGTTCGGGTAG
- the ybaK gene encoding Cys-tRNA(Pro) deacylase, whose product MAKSRNTQGTPAVLALQRAGVTHTVHPYEVASDGSRHAYGLEAAAALGVPPEQIFKTLLASCDDRLAVAVVPVSASLDLKAFASALGAKRAVMAESSDAERSTGYVVGGISPLGQRKRLPTVVDASALSLATMYVSAGRRGLQVELTPADLVRLTDAKTAEIARPA is encoded by the coding sequence GTGGCGAAGAGTCGTAACACGCAAGGCACGCCGGCGGTCCTCGCGCTGCAGCGCGCGGGGGTGACGCACACCGTGCATCCGTACGAGGTCGCGAGCGACGGCTCGCGGCACGCGTACGGCCTCGAGGCGGCCGCCGCGCTCGGGGTGCCGCCGGAGCAGATCTTCAAGACCCTGTTGGCCTCCTGCGACGACCGGCTCGCGGTGGCGGTCGTCCCGGTGAGCGCGTCGCTGGACCTGAAGGCGTTCGCCTCGGCACTCGGCGCGAAGCGGGCGGTGATGGCGGAGTCTTCCGATGCCGAGCGGTCGACGGGCTACGTGGTGGGCGGGATCAGCCCACTGGGACAGCGCAAACGGCTCCCGACCGTCGTCGACGCGAGCGCGTTGTCGCTGGCGACGATGTACGTGTCGGCGGGCAGGCGCGGCCTGCAGGTGGAGCTGACGCCGGCCGACCTCGTCCGCCTCACCGACGCCAAGACCGCCGAGATCGCCCGCCCCGCCTGA
- a CDS encoding DUF3352 domain-containing protein: MSQDDQRPPFGPGQPNQPGQPGQAGQPGQQGGPPPGQHYGAPQQGGYPPQQPPQGPPQGPPPQHYGPPSQGGYPPQQPPQGPPPGQHYGAPQQGGYPPPPQGPGGPGGPGEGGLPPGTPWRPGPGAGQPYPQRKRSRLPIIILAAVLVVLVGGGGAFAFNLLSGGGTQPQQVLPSNALGYVRIDLDPSAGQKVAMLDFARKFPELSKKIGQDNDLKKAMFESAKAEDKDLAKLDYAKDIEPWIGDRAGAAIMPPADGEKEPGGIVALQVKDEEKARVGLEKLRAASESGKKDPSGIAFLDGYAILAESQGQADAAVAAAGKSPLGNEEQFKADFKAIGDDGIFSFWVHMGRLATVGASTQELPEGASAESLAALKDFRYAGVVRFDGNYVELASQSFGLKVPVVKDTVPVRLGDLPDSTVGALSISGLGDGVAQAWPNLLETAKKAGFDAQLQAYLSMAEDQYGLKLPADLQTLFGKNFTLAADGGSISKNQPIPEFGAKIQTDVQKAEDVFGIVEKAVADTGEVELSLAKAKTSDSFIVATSQKYADTLAAGGKLGSSEAFKLAVPNADKATFAMFADLDKLEPLYIERMPEEQRANVEVLRSIGMSGTQTSDGNGTFTVRVVVK, translated from the coding sequence GTGTCCCAAGACGATCAACGGCCGCCGTTCGGCCCTGGTCAACCGAACCAGCCAGGCCAGCCGGGTCAGGCCGGTCAGCCTGGCCAGCAAGGTGGGCCTCCGCCCGGCCAGCACTACGGCGCGCCGCAGCAGGGTGGTTACCCGCCGCAGCAGCCGCCGCAAGGACCTCCGCAGGGTCCGCCGCCGCAGCACTACGGTCCGCCGTCGCAGGGCGGCTACCCGCCCCAGCAGCCGCCGCAGGGACCTCCGCCGGGTCAGCATTACGGCGCGCCCCAGCAGGGTGGCTACCCGCCGCCTCCGCAGGGACCTGGTGGCCCCGGTGGACCTGGTGAGGGTGGCCTGCCACCCGGTACGCCGTGGCGTCCCGGCCCCGGTGCCGGGCAGCCATACCCGCAGCGCAAGCGCAGCCGGCTGCCGATCATCATCCTGGCCGCGGTGCTCGTCGTGCTCGTCGGTGGTGGCGGTGCGTTCGCGTTCAACCTGCTCTCCGGTGGTGGCACGCAGCCGCAGCAGGTGCTGCCGAGCAATGCGCTGGGCTACGTACGGATCGACCTCGACCCGTCGGCCGGGCAGAAGGTCGCGATGCTCGACTTCGCCCGCAAGTTCCCCGAGCTGAGCAAGAAGATCGGCCAGGACAACGACCTGAAGAAGGCGATGTTCGAGAGCGCCAAGGCCGAGGACAAGGACCTCGCGAAGCTCGACTACGCCAAGGACATCGAGCCCTGGATCGGCGACCGTGCCGGCGCGGCGATCATGCCGCCCGCCGACGGCGAGAAGGAGCCGGGCGGCATCGTCGCTCTGCAGGTCAAGGACGAGGAGAAGGCCCGCGTCGGGCTGGAGAAGCTGCGCGCGGCGAGCGAGTCCGGCAAGAAGGACCCGTCCGGCATCGCGTTCCTCGACGGCTACGCGATCCTCGCCGAGTCGCAGGGGCAGGCCGACGCCGCCGTCGCGGCGGCGGGGAAGAGCCCGCTGGGCAACGAGGAGCAGTTCAAGGCCGACTTCAAGGCGATCGGTGACGACGGCATCTTCTCGTTCTGGGTGCACATGGGTCGCCTCGCGACCGTGGGCGCCTCGACGCAGGAGCTGCCCGAGGGCGCTTCCGCGGAGAGCCTGGCCGCGCTCAAGGACTTCCGGTACGCCGGCGTGGTCCGCTTCGACGGCAACTACGTCGAGCTCGCGAGCCAGAGCTTCGGGCTGAAGGTCCCTGTGGTCAAGGACACCGTGCCCGTACGGCTCGGCGACCTGCCCGACTCCACTGTTGGCGCCCTCTCGATCTCCGGGCTCGGCGACGGGGTGGCTCAGGCCTGGCCGAACCTGCTGGAGACCGCGAAGAAGGCGGGCTTCGACGCCCAGCTGCAGGCGTACCTGTCGATGGCCGAGGACCAGTACGGCCTGAAGTTGCCGGCCGACCTGCAGACGCTGTTCGGCAAGAACTTCACGCTCGCCGCGGACGGCGGATCGATCAGCAAGAACCAGCCGATCCCCGAGTTCGGCGCGAAGATCCAGACCGACGTGCAGAAGGCCGAGGACGTCTTCGGCATCGTCGAGAAGGCCGTCGCCGACACCGGCGAGGTCGAGCTGTCGTTGGCCAAGGCGAAGACGTCCGACTCGTTCATCGTGGCGACGTCGCAGAAGTACGCGGACACGTTGGCCGCCGGTGGCAAGCTCGGCTCGAGCGAGGCGTTCAAGCTCGCGGTGCCGAACGCCGACAAGGCGACGTTCGCGATGTTCGCCGACCTCGACAAGCTGGAGCCGCTCTACATAGAGCGGATGCCGGAAGAGCAGCGCGCCAACGTCGAGGTGCTCCGCTCCATCGGCATGAGCGGCACGCAGACGAGCGACGGCAACGGCACGTTCACCGTCCGGGTGGTCGTGAAGTAG
- the dnaE gene encoding DNA polymerase III subunit alpha, translating to MSDSFVHLHVHTEYSMLDGAAKLKDMFAEANRQGMPGIAITDHGNLHGAYDFFTKAKGAGVTPIIGVEAYVAPHSRFHKAPVKWGQPHQKDDDVSGAGAYTHMTIWAKNAVGLKNLFKLQTRASLDGFFRKPRMDRELLSTYSEGLMATTGCPSGEIQTRIRLGQENEARQAAADFRDIFGQENFFVELMDHGIDIDRRGRAGLEKIAKEFDLRFVVTNDSHYTYEHESTAHSALLCVQTASTLAAPTFQFEGSGYYLKTADEMRGIDSGDAWQEGCRTTLEIAERIDTAGMFEFRNLMPKFPVPDGGDEASFFKAQVWEGMDRRFPDGYPDHERYKKQAEYEMDVILQMGFPSYFLVVADFIMWAKRNGHPVGPGRGSAAGSLVAYALGITDLDPIPFGLIFERFLNPDRVSMPDIDIDFDERGRGEVIRYVTEKWGEDKVAQIATFGTIKAKAAIKDSSRVLGYPYALGDKITKAMPAAVMGKDIPLSGIFDDKHPRYNEAGEVRSLYEQDVDVKKVIDTARGLEGLIRQTGVHAAGVIMSAEPLIDHVPLMKREADGAVITQFDYPTCETLGLLKMDFLGLRNLSIMDDAVKNIEQARGIKINLLELELDDRPTYELLARGDSLGVFQLDGNGMRSLLRLMKPDNFEDISAALALYRPGPMGANSHTNYALRKNAQQEITPIHPELAEMGDELLGETYGLIVYQEQVQRIAQKVAGYTLGQADLLRRAMGKKKKEILDKEYGPFAAGMKERGFTDGAIKSLWDILVPFSDYAFNKAHTAGYGLVAYWTAYLKANFPAEYMAALLTSVQDDKDKMAIYLNECRRAGIKVLPPDVNESAGDFTPIGTDVRFGLSAIRNVGGNVVDAIVAARKEKGRYTDFRDFLKKVPLVVCQKRTIESLIKAGSYDSMGHHRRDLVARYEVMVDDVVDLKRNEANGQDALFGGLDSPADSDTPEEPFVSTIPEWDKQTLLAHEREMLGLYVSDHPLFGIEHVLATASDCTVGTLLTDEDRADGSTVNIGGLITGITRKMTKRGDPWAIVTLEDLEGGIDVMFFPSTYQLYALQLAEDAVVVVKGRLDKRDDQPQLIAMELSVPDITEQQTGPVKIGLPRERCTPPVVDRLKEIFGTHPGMTQVHLHLRSETKTLVLRLEDRWRVTPSIALMADLKALLGPGCVA from the coding sequence ATGTCCGACTCGTTCGTGCACCTGCACGTACACACCGAGTACTCCATGCTCGATGGCGCTGCCAAGCTCAAGGACATGTTCGCCGAGGCCAATCGGCAGGGCATGCCGGGGATCGCGATCACCGACCACGGCAACCTGCACGGGGCGTACGACTTCTTCACCAAGGCCAAGGGCGCCGGCGTCACGCCGATCATCGGGGTCGAGGCGTACGTCGCGCCGCACAGCCGGTTCCACAAGGCGCCCGTCAAGTGGGGGCAGCCGCACCAGAAGGACGACGACGTCTCCGGTGCCGGCGCCTACACGCACATGACGATCTGGGCCAAGAACGCGGTCGGCCTGAAGAATCTCTTCAAGCTGCAGACCAGGGCCTCGCTGGACGGCTTCTTCCGCAAGCCGCGAATGGACCGCGAGCTGCTGTCCACGTACTCCGAGGGCCTGATGGCCACCACCGGCTGCCCGTCCGGGGAGATCCAAACGCGAATAAGGCTCGGCCAGGAGAACGAAGCAAGACAGGCCGCCGCCGACTTCCGGGACATCTTCGGCCAGGAGAACTTCTTCGTCGAGCTGATGGACCACGGCATCGACATCGACCGGCGCGGCCGCGCCGGCCTGGAGAAGATCGCCAAGGAGTTCGACCTCAGGTTCGTCGTCACCAACGACAGCCACTACACCTACGAGCACGAGTCGACCGCGCACTCCGCGCTGCTCTGCGTGCAGACCGCGAGCACGCTCGCCGCTCCCACGTTCCAGTTCGAGGGCTCCGGCTACTACCTCAAGACCGCCGACGAGATGCGCGGCATCGACAGTGGGGACGCCTGGCAGGAGGGCTGCCGCACCACGCTGGAGATCGCCGAGCGGATCGACACCGCGGGCATGTTCGAGTTCCGCAACCTGATGCCGAAGTTCCCGGTGCCGGACGGCGGCGACGAGGCGTCGTTCTTCAAGGCCCAGGTCTGGGAGGGCATGGACCGCAGGTTCCCCGACGGCTACCCCGACCACGAGCGGTACAAGAAGCAAGCCGAGTACGAGATGGACGTCATCCTCCAGATGGGGTTCCCCTCGTACTTCCTCGTCGTCGCCGACTTCATCATGTGGGCGAAGCGCAACGGCCACCCAGTCGGCCCGGGCCGCGGTTCCGCGGCGGGCAGCCTGGTCGCGTACGCGCTCGGCATCACCGACCTCGACCCGATCCCGTTCGGCCTGATCTTCGAACGCTTCCTCAACCCCGACCGCGTCTCGATGCCTGACATCGACATCGACTTCGACGAGCGTGGGCGCGGCGAGGTCATCCGGTACGTCACCGAGAAGTGGGGCGAGGACAAGGTCGCGCAGATCGCGACGTTCGGCACGATCAAGGCGAAGGCCGCGATCAAGGACTCGTCCCGGGTGCTGGGTTACCCGTACGCGCTGGGCGACAAGATCACCAAGGCGATGCCGGCCGCGGTGATGGGCAAGGACATCCCGCTCAGCGGCATCTTCGACGACAAGCACCCGCGCTACAACGAGGCCGGCGAGGTCCGGAGCCTCTACGAGCAGGACGTCGACGTCAAGAAGGTCATCGACACCGCGCGCGGCCTGGAGGGCCTGATCCGGCAGACCGGTGTGCACGCCGCTGGCGTGATCATGTCGGCCGAGCCGCTGATCGACCACGTCCCGCTGATGAAGCGGGAGGCGGACGGGGCGGTGATCACGCAGTTCGACTACCCGACCTGCGAGACGCTCGGCCTGCTGAAGATGGACTTCCTCGGCCTGCGCAACCTGTCGATCATGGACGACGCGGTCAAGAACATCGAGCAGGCCCGCGGCATCAAGATCAACCTGCTGGAGCTCGAGCTCGACGACCGGCCGACGTACGAGCTGCTGGCCCGCGGCGACTCGCTCGGCGTCTTCCAGCTGGACGGCAACGGCATGCGGTCGCTGCTGCGGCTGATGAAGCCGGACAACTTCGAGGACATTTCGGCGGCGCTCGCGCTCTACCGCCCGGGCCCGATGGGCGCGAACTCGCACACGAACTACGCGCTGCGCAAGAACGCCCAGCAGGAGATCACTCCGATCCACCCCGAGCTCGCCGAGATGGGCGACGAGCTGCTGGGGGAGACGTACGGCCTGATCGTCTACCAGGAGCAGGTGCAGAGGATCGCGCAGAAGGTCGCGGGCTACACCCTCGGCCAGGCCGACCTGCTCCGCCGCGCGATGGGCAAGAAGAAGAAGGAGATCCTCGACAAGGAGTACGGCCCGTTCGCCGCGGGCATGAAGGAGCGCGGCTTCACCGACGGCGCGATCAAGTCGCTGTGGGACATCCTCGTTCCGTTCTCCGACTACGCGTTCAACAAGGCGCACACCGCGGGCTACGGCCTCGTCGCGTACTGGACCGCCTATCTCAAGGCCAACTTCCCGGCCGAGTACATGGCCGCGCTGTTGACCAGCGTCCAGGACGACAAGGACAAGATGGCGATCTACCTGAACGAGTGTCGCCGCGCCGGCATCAAGGTCCTCCCTCCCGACGTCAATGAGTCCGCCGGTGACTTCACCCCGATCGGCACCGACGTCCGCTTCGGCCTCTCCGCGATCCGCAACGTCGGCGGCAACGTCGTCGACGCGATCGTCGCGGCCCGCAAGGAGAAGGGCCGCTACACCGACTTCCGCGACTTCCTCAAGAAGGTGCCGCTCGTCGTCTGCCAGAAGCGCACGATCGAGTCGCTGATCAAGGCCGGCTCGTACGACTCGATGGGGCACCACCGGCGCGACCTGGTCGCGAGGTACGAGGTGATGGTCGACGACGTCGTCGACCTCAAGCGCAACGAGGCCAACGGGCAGGACGCGCTGTTCGGCGGGCTCGACTCGCCGGCTGACTCCGACACCCCGGAGGAGCCGTTCGTCAGCACGATCCCGGAGTGGGACAAGCAGACGCTGCTCGCACACGAGCGGGAGATGCTCGGCCTGTACGTGTCGGACCACCCGCTGTTCGGCATCGAGCACGTGCTCGCGACGGCCTCGGACTGTACGGTCGGCACGCTGCTCACCGACGAGGACCGGGCGGACGGCTCGACGGTCAACATCGGCGGGCTGATCACCGGCATCACCCGCAAGATGACCAAGCGCGGCGACCCGTGGGCGATCGTCACCCTGGAGGACCTCGAGGGTGGCATCGACGTGATGTTCTTCCCCTCGACGTACCAGCTCTACGCGTTGCAGCTCGCCGAGGACGCGGTCGTCGTGGTGAAGGGCCGGCTGGACAAGCGCGACGACCAGCCGCAGCTGATCGCGATGGAGCTCTCGGTGCCGGACATCACCGAGCAGCAGACCGGGCCGGTGAAGATCGGCCTGCCACGGGAGCGCTGCACGCCGCCGGTAGTGGACCGGCTGAAGGAGATCTTCGGCACCCACCCGGGGATGACCCAGGTGCACCTGCATCTGCGTTCGGAGACCAAGACGCTGGTCTTGCGACTGGAGGACCGCTGGCGGGTGACGCCGTCGATCGCACTGATGGCCGATCTCAAGGCGCTGCTCGGTCCGGGCTGCGTCGCCTGA
- a CDS encoding GNAT family N-acetyltransferase — protein sequence MLREVTPEDLPALYEQQLDPEGHRMAAFGPPKPRDWEQFTAHVAKILADDACVMLAIVEDGQVVGSVGAFWMEGDHEVTYGIAREHWGRGLATKALAELLTTLLDRPLHARVVQDNAGSIKVLERNGFVRIGDTRAFSDIRQEEVEEWIYLLASQSA from the coding sequence ATGCTGCGAGAAGTCACCCCCGAAGACCTGCCGGCCCTGTACGAGCAGCAGCTCGACCCGGAGGGCCACCGGATGGCCGCGTTCGGCCCGCCGAAGCCGCGCGACTGGGAGCAGTTCACCGCGCACGTGGCGAAGATCCTCGCCGACGACGCCTGCGTGATGCTCGCGATCGTCGAGGACGGCCAGGTCGTGGGCAGCGTGGGTGCCTTCTGGATGGAGGGCGACCACGAGGTCACGTACGGCATCGCCCGCGAACACTGGGGTCGCGGCCTCGCGACGAAGGCGCTCGCCGAGCTCCTCACCACGCTCCTGGACCGCCCGCTGCACGCCCGAGTGGTCCAGGACAACGCGGGCTCGATCAAGGTCCTCGAGCGCAACGGCTTCGTCCGCATCGGCGACACCCGCGCCTTCTCCGACATCCGCCAGGAGGAGGTGGAGGAATGGATCTACCTGCTCGCGTCGCAGTCGGCCTGA
- a CDS encoding chorismate mutase has protein sequence MDQLAEAVRPLLPATRPSTLAECRAAIDEIDTALAVLLEHRAALTEQVQRIKPVGGHAGRDLDREEEIVARMAELAPRLGADQLRRIVTAIIEASLDVAKH, from the coding sequence ATGGACCAATTGGCAGAGGCCGTACGCCCGCTGTTGCCTGCCACGCGTCCGTCCACGTTGGCGGAATGCCGGGCAGCGATCGACGAGATCGACACCGCTCTGGCCGTACTCCTGGAGCATCGCGCCGCGTTGACCGAGCAGGTGCAGCGCATCAAGCCGGTCGGCGGGCATGCCGGCCGCGACCTCGACCGCGAGGAGGAGATCGTGGCCCGGATGGCTGAGCTCGCCCCGCGCCTCGGCGCCGACCAGCTGCGGCGGATCGTGACCGCGATCATCGAGGCCAGCCTGGACGTGGCGAAGCACTAG
- a CDS encoding RluA family pseudouridine synthase yields the protein MSGERRSLAVPEGLEGERLDTALARLFGVSRTKAAELVESGLVLLDGTSPMKSERVSAGTWLEVEMPRPAEPVAPETVEGMRVVYDDADLVVVDKPVGVAAHPSPGWRGPTVVGHLAAAGFRISTSGAAERQGVVHRLDVGTSGLMVVAKSERAYSVLKDAFRERTVDKIYHALVQGHPDPSRGTIDAPIDRHPVHEYRWAVVASGKPSVTHYSTLEALRHASLLEIRLETGRTHQIRVHMSAVRHPCVGDLTYGADPVLAQRLGLTRQWLHAYELAFTHPGTGERVSFSSSYPDDLTSALEVARSVDNSPS from the coding sequence GTGAGCGGGGAGCGTCGCAGCCTCGCCGTACCCGAAGGACTCGAGGGCGAACGGCTCGACACCGCGCTCGCTCGGCTGTTCGGAGTGTCGCGGACGAAGGCCGCCGAGCTGGTGGAGTCGGGGCTGGTACTGCTCGACGGCACTTCGCCGATGAAGTCCGAACGCGTGTCGGCCGGCACCTGGCTCGAGGTCGAGATGCCGCGGCCCGCTGAGCCGGTCGCGCCGGAGACCGTCGAGGGCATGCGCGTGGTGTATGACGACGCCGACCTCGTCGTCGTCGACAAGCCGGTCGGCGTCGCGGCGCACCCGAGCCCGGGCTGGCGCGGTCCGACCGTGGTCGGGCACCTGGCGGCGGCGGGCTTCCGGATCTCGACGTCCGGGGCGGCCGAACGCCAGGGCGTCGTGCACCGGCTCGACGTCGGTACGAGCGGGCTGATGGTCGTGGCGAAGTCCGAACGCGCGTACTCGGTGCTGAAGGACGCGTTCCGCGAACGCACCGTCGACAAGATCTATCACGCGCTCGTGCAGGGGCACCCGGATCCATCGCGCGGAACGATCGACGCGCCGATCGACCGGCACCCGGTGCACGAGTACCGCTGGGCCGTCGTCGCGTCGGGCAAGCCGTCGGTGACGCACTATTCGACGCTGGAGGCCCTGCGGCACGCGTCGCTGCTGGAGATCCGGCTGGAGACGGGGCGGACGCACCAGATCCGCGTGCACATGTCGGCGGTACGTCATCCGTGCGTCGGCGACCTGACCTACGGTGCGGACCCGGTGCTCGCGCAGCGGCTCGGGCTGACCCGGCAGTGGCTGCACGCGTACGAGCTGGCGTTCACGCATCCGGGGACGGGGGAGCGGGTGTCGTTCTCCTCGTCGTACCCGGACGACCTGACCAGCGCGCTCGAGGTTGCCCGATCGGTGGACAACTCGCCCAGCTAG
- the lspA gene encoding signal peptidase II — protein MEPPQPPKPHRPRGVLLAFSGGVAAVVILIDQITKLIALNELSDGPIQLLNGLLTLVLVRNGGAAFGMGSAFTPVVVCFVLIVVAVVIRLTFKAGSVAWAITLGFVLGGAFGNLIDRFFRDPGVMRGHVVDFLQLPYWPVFNVADMSITCAVCLVILLTFTGRRLDGTREVREVREGKE, from the coding sequence GTGGAACCGCCTCAGCCGCCCAAGCCGCACCGCCCACGCGGCGTGCTGCTCGCGTTCTCCGGCGGCGTCGCCGCGGTCGTGATCCTGATCGACCAGATCACCAAGCTGATCGCGCTGAACGAGCTCAGCGACGGCCCGATCCAGTTGCTGAACGGCCTGCTGACGCTCGTGCTCGTCCGCAACGGCGGCGCGGCGTTCGGCATGGGTTCGGCGTTCACGCCGGTCGTCGTGTGCTTCGTGCTGATCGTGGTCGCCGTGGTCATCCGGCTGACGTTCAAGGCCGGCAGCGTCGCGTGGGCGATCACGCTCGGCTTCGTGCTCGGCGGCGCGTTCGGCAACCTGATCGACCGGTTCTTCCGCGACCCCGGCGTGATGCGCGGGCACGTCGTGGACTTCCTGCAGCTGCCGTACTGGCCGGTGTTCAACGTCGCCGACATGTCGATCACCTGCGCGGTCTGCCTGGTCATCCTGCTCACGTTCACCGGGCGTCGCCTCGACGGCACGCGCGAGGTGCGTGAGGTACGCGAGGGCAAGGAGTGA